In one window of Tumebacillus algifaecis DNA:
- the uvrA gene encoding excinuclease ABC subunit UvrA: MAQENIVVKGARAHNLKNVDVTIPRDKFVVLTGLSGSGKSSLAFDTIYAEGQRRYVESLSAYARQFLGQMDKPDVDSIDGLSPAISIDQKTTSRNPRSTVGTVTEIYDYLRLLFARVGRPHCPNHPNIEITSQTVEQMVDRIMELPERTRIQIYAPLVKGRKGEHTKVFEDISKQGFVRVRVDGQLRELSDEIKLEKNKKHTIEVVVDRIVVKDEVQTRLADSLETALKLAEGTVIVGIVDGEEMLFSSSLSCPECGFSVPELAPRMFSFNSPFGACETCAGLGTNMEIDPDLVIPDWSKSLAEDAIEPWQGRTSNYYPQLLEAAAKYFEVDTKLPFRDVPEEKLKKILYGSQGDKIKFKYENDFGQSKIAEMEFEGVITNLERRYRETTSDYVREFIEEYMSAKPCPACKGKRLRPESLAVTIGGESISYVTGLSVIDALGYFGGLSLSEKELTIAKLILKEIEARLGFLRDVGLDYLNLSRSAGTLSGGEAQRIRLATQIGSSLMGVLYILDEPSIGLHQRDNERLINTLVHMRNLGNTLIVVEHDEDTMLACDYIIDIGPGAGVHGGQIVSQGTPEQVMADENSMTGAYLSGRKFIPVPEERRKPGDKWVKVNGAKENNLKNISVKFPIGLFTCVTGVSGSGKSTLVNEILKKSLAMHLNGAKTKPGAHKSIEGLELLDKIIDIDQSPIGRTPRSNPATYTGVFDDVRDVFAATNEAKMRGYKKGRFSFNVKGGRCEACKGDGIIKIEMHFLPDVYVPCEICKGKRYNRETLEVKYKGKSIADVLNMTVEDAVEFFKNVPKIARKMQTLLDVGLGYVRLGQPATTLSGGEAQRVKLASELHRRSTGRTMYILDEPTTGLHTADIDRLLNVLQRLVDSGESVVVIEHNLDVIKTADYLVDLGPEGGDKGGTIVGSGTPEQIAKIEESWTGKFLGPILVRDKARAKEQAKIAVQS, encoded by the coding sequence ATGGCACAAGAGAACATTGTTGTCAAAGGTGCGCGCGCACACAATTTGAAAAATGTTGATGTGACGATCCCGCGCGACAAGTTTGTCGTCTTGACCGGACTGTCCGGTTCGGGCAAATCGTCTTTGGCGTTCGATACGATCTATGCAGAGGGCCAGCGCCGCTATGTGGAATCGCTTTCTGCCTATGCACGACAGTTCTTGGGACAGATGGACAAGCCGGATGTGGACTCGATCGACGGGCTGTCTCCGGCGATCTCCATCGACCAGAAGACCACCTCGCGCAACCCGCGCTCGACGGTCGGAACGGTCACCGAGATCTATGACTATCTGCGCTTGCTGTTTGCCCGCGTCGGGCGGCCGCATTGTCCGAACCACCCGAACATCGAGATCACGTCCCAGACGGTGGAGCAGATGGTCGATCGAATCATGGAACTCCCAGAGCGCACGCGGATTCAAATCTACGCCCCGCTCGTCAAAGGCCGCAAAGGCGAGCATACGAAAGTGTTCGAAGACATTTCTAAGCAGGGATTCGTCCGCGTCCGCGTCGATGGTCAGTTGCGGGAGTTAAGCGACGAGATCAAACTGGAGAAAAACAAAAAGCACACGATCGAAGTGGTCGTTGACCGCATCGTGGTCAAAGACGAAGTGCAGACCCGCCTCGCCGATTCGCTGGAGACGGCGCTGAAGCTGGCAGAAGGCACGGTGATCGTGGGCATCGTGGACGGAGAAGAGATGCTGTTCTCCTCCAGCTTGTCTTGCCCGGAGTGCGGGTTCTCCGTGCCCGAACTGGCCCCGCGCATGTTTTCGTTCAACTCGCCCTTTGGGGCCTGTGAAACGTGCGCTGGTCTTGGCACGAACATGGAAATCGACCCGGATTTGGTGATTCCTGACTGGTCGAAGTCGCTGGCAGAAGATGCGATCGAACCGTGGCAAGGGCGGACTTCCAACTATTACCCGCAGCTGCTCGAAGCGGCGGCCAAATATTTCGAGGTCGATACGAAACTGCCGTTTCGCGACGTGCCGGAAGAGAAGCTGAAAAAGATTCTCTACGGCAGTCAAGGTGATAAGATCAAGTTCAAGTATGAAAATGATTTTGGTCAGTCGAAGATAGCGGAGATGGAATTCGAAGGGGTCATCACCAACTTGGAGCGCCGCTATCGGGAGACGACGTCCGACTATGTGCGTGAGTTTATCGAAGAGTACATGAGCGCCAAGCCGTGTCCGGCCTGCAAAGGCAAGCGTTTGCGCCCGGAGAGCTTGGCGGTGACGATCGGCGGGGAGAGCATCTCGTATGTGACCGGGTTGTCGGTCATCGATGCGCTTGGCTATTTTGGCGGTCTTTCCCTATCTGAAAAGGAGCTGACGATCGCCAAGCTGATCTTGAAAGAGATTGAAGCGCGGCTCGGCTTCCTGCGCGATGTGGGGCTCGATTATCTCAACTTGTCGCGTTCGGCAGGCACGCTGTCCGGAGGCGAGGCACAGCGGATTCGCTTGGCGACGCAGATCGGGTCGTCGCTGATGGGCGTGCTGTACATCTTGGATGAGCCGTCGATCGGGCTGCACCAGCGCGACAACGAGCGTTTGATCAACACGCTGGTGCACATGCGCAATCTGGGCAACACGCTGATCGTCGTCGAGCATGATGAAGACACGATGCTCGCGTGCGACTATATCATCGACATCGGGCCTGGGGCAGGCGTGCACGGCGGGCAGATCGTGTCGCAAGGGACGCCAGAGCAGGTCATGGCCGATGAGAATTCGATGACCGGAGCTTACCTGAGCGGGCGGAAGTTCATTCCGGTGCCGGAGGAGCGCCGCAAGCCTGGCGACAAGTGGGTCAAGGTGAACGGGGCCAAAGAGAACAATTTGAAAAACATCTCCGTCAAGTTTCCGATCGGGTTGTTCACGTGTGTAACGGGCGTGTCAGGCTCGGGCAAATCGACGCTGGTCAACGAGATTTTGAAAAAATCGTTGGCGATGCATCTGAACGGGGCCAAGACGAAACCTGGCGCGCACAAGTCGATCGAAGGGTTGGAGCTGCTCGACAAGATCATCGACATCGACCAATCTCCGATCGGGCGGACCCCGCGCTCCAATCCGGCCACCTATACGGGCGTTTTCGATGATGTGCGCGATGTGTTTGCGGCGACGAACGAAGCGAAGATGCGCGGGTACAAAAAAGGGCGCTTCTCGTTTAACGTCAAAGGCGGACGCTGTGAAGCGTGCAAAGGCGATGGGATCATCAAGATCGAGATGCACTTCTTGCCCGACGTCTATGTGCCGTGTGAGATCTGCAAAGGCAAGCGATACAATCGTGAAACGTTAGAGGTAAAATATAAAGGCAAGAGCATTGCCGACGTGTTGAACATGACGGTGGAGGATGCCGTCGAGTTTTTCAAAAACGTGCCAAAGATCGCGCGCAAGATGCAGACGCTGCTCGATGTGGGTCTGGGATATGTCCGTTTGGGACAGCCTGCAACCACGCTGTCCGGCGGCGAAGCGCAGCGGGTCAAACTGGCCTCCGAACTACATCGCCGCAGCACAGGGCGCACCATGTACATTTTAGATGAACCGACCACCGGTCTGCACACGGCCGATATTGACCGTTTGCTCAACGTGTTGCAACGATTGGTGGATTCAGGCGAATCTGTTGTCGTCATCGAGCATAATCTCGATGTGATCAAGACGGCCGACTATCTGGTCGATCTCGGTCCTGAAGGCGGCGACAAGGGCGGTACCATCGTCGGCTCTGGAACGCCGGAACAGATCGCGAAGATCGAAGAATCGTGGACCGGGAAATTCCTCGGACCGATTCTGGTGCGTGACAAAGCGCGCGCCAAGGAGCAGGCCAAGATCGCGGTGCAGTCGTAG
- a CDS encoding M23 family metallopeptidase, with product MGKLTEVLNDRGRQIVAGSVTGVRNYIKNINWKQVKANCVAEVKGTFHLRNSMAALAVLLLTSVGVYTFSEKVAATEHVYRVYIDGQYYGVIEDKASIESTIQSLGTEMKAEVIFQPVHQHVSVTNEIHVANAIIESTKEYAEVVVVRVDGRDVVTVQDQETAEKLIARLKDQYVNPNEQEQVSLAETVDFIKVQDEVQKVTSFEAAFQLIAQGVIEQKTYVVSRGDSLWDIALKNMMSVEQLHDANPNIANIDAIGEGQEINLVAKEPLISVQTISEVTREITKNYEVEYRDDSSIFEGQEEVVQEGETGKIKQVVKITKKNGIVLKEDILKEEELAAPVKEIIAKGTKKKPTYGFYNGPVTAIGGGSWAYPVGGGYVSSYYGENRGGRPHLAIDIAASTGTAVYASNSGTVSYVGDAGDGYGNCIRISHGNGIVTLYGHLSSMAVSPGQSVGKGQYIGGVGSTGWSTGAHLHYEVRINGAQINPSPYM from the coding sequence ATGGGTAAGCTGACAGAAGTACTCAACGACCGCGGTCGTCAAATCGTAGCTGGCAGCGTTACAGGAGTCAGAAATTACATCAAAAATATCAATTGGAAACAGGTAAAGGCAAATTGTGTCGCGGAGGTAAAAGGCACGTTCCATCTTCGCAACTCGATGGCCGCTTTAGCAGTCTTGTTGCTGACTTCGGTCGGTGTATATACATTCTCGGAAAAAGTTGCCGCTACAGAGCATGTTTATCGTGTGTACATAGATGGCCAGTATTACGGAGTGATCGAGGATAAAGCGTCGATCGAATCGACAATTCAATCGCTCGGCACGGAAATGAAGGCGGAAGTGATCTTCCAGCCAGTTCATCAGCATGTGAGTGTGACCAATGAGATTCACGTCGCCAACGCGATCATCGAATCGACCAAGGAGTATGCGGAAGTTGTCGTTGTTCGCGTCGATGGTCGTGATGTGGTGACGGTTCAAGACCAAGAGACGGCTGAAAAGCTGATCGCGAGATTGAAGGATCAATACGTCAATCCGAATGAGCAGGAGCAAGTCTCCCTTGCGGAAACGGTAGACTTTATTAAGGTGCAGGACGAAGTGCAGAAGGTCACTTCTTTTGAAGCTGCCTTCCAATTGATCGCACAAGGTGTCATCGAGCAGAAAACATACGTAGTGTCGCGCGGTGATTCGCTGTGGGACATTGCGCTTAAGAACATGATGTCGGTCGAGCAATTGCATGATGCCAATCCGAACATCGCAAACATCGACGCGATCGGTGAAGGTCAGGAGATCAATCTTGTGGCCAAAGAACCGCTGATCAGCGTGCAGACGATCAGTGAAGTGACGCGCGAGATCACCAAGAACTATGAGGTTGAGTATCGCGATGATAGCTCGATCTTTGAAGGTCAAGAGGAAGTCGTGCAGGAAGGCGAGACAGGCAAGATCAAGCAGGTTGTGAAAATCACCAAGAAAAATGGCATCGTCCTCAAAGAGGACATCCTGAAGGAAGAGGAACTTGCCGCTCCGGTCAAAGAGATCATCGCCAAGGGCACGAAGAAGAAGCCGACCTACGGCTTCTACAACGGTCCTGTGACAGCGATCGGTGGTGGCAGTTGGGCCTATCCGGTCGGCGGCGGGTACGTCTCGTCGTACTATGGCGAGAACCGCGGCGGTCGCCCGCACTTGGCGATCGACATCGCGGCATCGACCGGAACGGCCGTCTATGCATCCAACTCAGGAACGGTGAGCTATGTGGGCGATGCAGGCGACGGTTATGGCAACTGCATACGAATTTCGCATGGCAACGGGATTGTGACGCTGTATGGTCATTTGAGTTCGATGGCTGTGTCACCTGGCCAATCGGTTGGCAAAGGCCAGTACATCGGCGGCGTCGGTTCCACCGGTTGGTCAACAGGCGCTCATTTGCATTATGAGGTGCGCATCAATGGCGCGCAGATCAACCCGAGCCCGTATATGTAA
- the hprK gene encoding HPr(Ser) kinase/phosphatase, with translation MPKTISIEELRSDFELELINEGADMSRLISVSDINRPGLALAGFFTYHPAERVQVMGRTEVTFFEGMSALQQKERADLLCSYEQTPCLILARAMEVPAALMNAARENRLPILRTALSTTKLTGRLQSYFDRKLAKETLLHGVLVDVYGIGILITGSSGIGKSETALELVKRGHRLVADDAVEIRNIADTQLEGTSPEMLRHLIEIRGLGVLNVMTLFGAGAIRTHKDLELVIKLTMWEDNVAYDRLGLDEETINILDIDIPLLTLPVRPGRNLAVILEVAAMNQRLKLMGYNAARDLSDKMMKTMNSESFLD, from the coding sequence ATGCCAAAGACGATCTCCATCGAAGAGTTGCGCAGCGACTTTGAGTTGGAATTGATCAATGAAGGGGCGGACATGAGCCGCCTGATCTCCGTTTCAGATATCAACCGTCCAGGGCTTGCTCTGGCCGGATTTTTTACCTATCACCCGGCGGAGCGCGTGCAGGTGATGGGGCGCACCGAGGTCACTTTTTTTGAAGGGATGAGCGCGCTCCAGCAAAAGGAGCGTGCCGATCTGCTCTGCTCGTATGAACAGACGCCATGCCTGATTTTGGCCCGGGCGATGGAAGTTCCTGCAGCGCTGATGAACGCTGCGCGGGAAAATCGCTTGCCGATCTTGCGCACGGCGCTGTCCACGACCAAGCTGACCGGACGCTTGCAGTCCTATTTCGACCGCAAGCTGGCCAAGGAGACGCTGTTGCACGGTGTGCTCGTCGATGTGTACGGCATCGGCATCCTGATCACCGGTTCCAGCGGCATTGGAAAAAGTGAGACGGCGCTCGAACTGGTCAAGCGTGGTCATCGCCTCGTCGCCGATGATGCGGTGGAAATCCGCAACATCGCCGATACCCAGTTGGAAGGTACGTCTCCGGAAATGCTCCGCCATCTGATCGAGATTCGCGGCTTAGGCGTGCTGAACGTGATGACGCTGTTCGGGGCAGGCGCGATTCGCACGCACAAAGATTTGGAACTGGTGATCAAACTGACGATGTGGGAAGACAATGTCGCTTATGACCGCTTGGGATTGGATGAAGAGACGATCAACATCCTCGATATCGACATCCCGTTGCTCACATTGCCTGTAAGACCTGGTCGTAATTTAGCGGTAATTTTGGAAGTTGCCGCGATGAATCAGCGCTTGAAACTGATGGGTTACAATGCGGCGCGAGACTTGTCAGACAAGATGATGAAGACGATGAACTCAGAAAGCTTCCTCGATTGA
- a CDS encoding flagellar motor protein MotB — MSRRRKKHSGGHENHERWLITYADLITVLMIFFVVMYAMSSIDQAKFDSLSVSLNKALHPSNQVQIDSMGNTGIISKTTKDGEQDSKEKAQGATAEQRAQEQEQQRLEDLKKKVEKFIHDNNLAGQINVIDTARGVQITLNDAALFESGSANLKAEAQRILGGMAPFLQVVPNEIAVEGHTDDVPINNSRFPSNWELSAARAINVLHDLEGKGVPDKRLHAVGYADTKPLSPNDTVANRASNRRVNLIVLRQHKAASISPFDKNNVIQ, encoded by the coding sequence ATGTCGAGACGACGTAAAAAACATAGCGGGGGCCATGAGAACCACGAGCGGTGGCTGATCACCTATGCGGATTTGATCACTGTGCTGATGATTTTCTTTGTCGTCATGTACGCGATGTCTTCGATCGACCAAGCGAAATTTGACTCTTTGTCGGTGTCTTTGAACAAGGCACTCCATCCGAGCAATCAGGTGCAGATCGACTCGATGGGGAACACGGGGATCATTTCGAAAACGACGAAGGACGGCGAACAGGATTCCAAGGAAAAAGCGCAAGGGGCGACTGCCGAACAGCGAGCCCAGGAGCAGGAACAACAGCGTTTGGAAGATTTGAAGAAAAAGGTGGAGAAGTTCATCCATGACAATAACCTCGCAGGTCAGATCAACGTGATCGACACCGCGCGCGGGGTGCAGATCACCTTGAACGATGCCGCACTGTTTGAATCGGGCAGCGCGAACTTGAAAGCGGAGGCCCAACGCATCTTGGGCGGGATGGCTCCGTTCTTACAAGTGGTGCCCAATGAGATCGCCGTGGAGGGTCACACCGACGACGTGCCGATCAACAATTCCCGCTTCCCGTCGAACTGGGAACTGTCCGCAGCGCGGGCGATCAACGTACTGCACGACCTCGAAGGGAAAGGCGTTCCGGACAAACGGTTGCACGCGGTCGGCTATGCGGACACCAAGCCGCTCAGCCCCAATGACACCGTGGCCAATCGCGCCTCGAACCGCCGTGTCAACCTGATCGTTCTGCGCCAACACAAAGCAGCATCGATCTCTCCGTTTGATAAGAACAATGTGATTCAATAA
- a CDS encoding flagellar motor protein produces MDITTIVGLLLGLVALGGGFLLEGGHLSALLSPTAAIIVFGGTFGAVTLATPFEELKKIPKLLKIAFTYKPRDPMETIEELVALATTARREGILALEEKIETYDDEFFKNGVRLVVDGVDPELVRSILETELSFIESRHEKAVLPFDQAGGFAPTMGIIGTVMGLVHVLGNLSDVENLGPQIATAFIATLYGVSSANVIYLPLATKLKSRTKQEVLIRELMIEGILSIQAGENPNILGQKLKAFLAPNLRAPKAEAGEANVETT; encoded by the coding sequence ATGGATATCACAACGATCGTTGGCTTACTGCTGGGCTTGGTGGCGCTCGGAGGCGGGTTCCTCCTCGAAGGCGGTCACTTATCAGCACTGCTCTCGCCAACTGCAGCTATCATCGTATTTGGCGGTACGTTCGGCGCGGTGACGCTGGCAACTCCGTTCGAAGAATTGAAGAAGATCCCGAAATTACTGAAGATCGCCTTCACCTACAAGCCGCGTGACCCGATGGAGACGATTGAGGAACTGGTCGCTCTGGCGACGACGGCCCGACGGGAAGGGATCTTGGCGCTGGAAGAAAAGATCGAGACGTACGACGATGAATTTTTCAAAAACGGTGTCCGCCTCGTGGTGGACGGCGTTGACCCGGAGCTGGTACGCAGCATTTTGGAAACGGAGCTTTCATTTATCGAATCCCGTCATGAAAAAGCGGTACTGCCGTTTGATCAAGCGGGTGGTTTCGCTCCGACGATGGGGATTATCGGTACGGTAATGGGATTGGTACACGTTCTTGGGAACTTGTCTGACGTTGAGAACCTCGGGCCGCAGATTGCAACCGCATTTATCGCTACCTTGTACGGCGTGTCATCTGCCAACGTCATCTATCTCCCGTTGGCGACCAAACTGAAAAGTCGGACCAAACAGGAAGTGTTGATCCGCGAATTGATGATCGAAGGGATCTTGTCGATCCAAGCGGGTGAAAACCCGAACATTCTCGGTCAGAAGCTGAAGGCGTTCCTGGCGCCGAACTTGCGTGCACCGAAAGCGGAGGCAGGGGAAGCCAATGTCGAGACGACGTAA
- a CDS encoding NAD-dependent epimerase/dehydratase family protein: MKILVTGGAGFAGSHIVDTFIAAGHDVVVVDDLSTGSRDNLHPKAKFYEMDINDPALHSMIEAEGIEAISHQAAQIKVPLSIKDPGLDAQINIMGTIQVLEAARKFGLKFIFAASAAMYGTPEYLPIDEQHPLNPLSFYGLSKKVNEDYIRMYGELYGVNYTILRYANIYGPRQGRFGEGGVVSIFLEQMIKGQQVNIEGDGGATRDYIYIGDVAEANLIALTSDKNLTVNISTATQVSVNELYSTMKDLTDYPLEAVHGPARIGDIYHSTMSNRMAVTELGWQPKTSLREGLAKTIEWGRNAYGEQA; the protein is encoded by the coding sequence ATGAAGATTCTTGTGACGGGCGGTGCCGGATTTGCCGGATCGCACATCGTTGACACATTCATTGCGGCTGGACATGATGTCGTAGTTGTGGACGACCTTTCCACCGGGTCAAGGGACAATCTCCACCCCAAAGCCAAATTTTACGAGATGGATATCAACGACCCCGCTCTGCACAGCATGATCGAAGCGGAAGGCATCGAAGCGATCTCGCACCAAGCGGCTCAGATCAAAGTGCCGCTTTCGATCAAGGACCCCGGGCTCGATGCTCAGATCAACATCATGGGTACGATTCAAGTTCTCGAAGCGGCCCGTAAGTTTGGGCTGAAATTTATCTTCGCAGCGTCTGCTGCGATGTACGGGACGCCAGAATACTTGCCGATCGATGAGCAACATCCGCTCAACCCGCTTTCGTTTTACGGCTTGAGCAAAAAGGTGAACGAAGACTACATTCGCATGTACGGTGAGCTGTACGGCGTCAACTATACGATCCTTCGCTATGCCAACATCTACGGCCCGCGCCAAGGGCGATTTGGTGAAGGCGGCGTTGTGTCAATCTTCTTGGAACAGATGATCAAGGGCCAACAGGTCAACATCGAAGGGGATGGCGGGGCGACTCGCGACTACATCTATATCGGCGATGTGGCCGAAGCCAACCTGATCGCGCTGACTTCCGACAAAAACCTAACTGTCAACATCTCGACCGCGACTCAGGTGTCGGTCAACGAACTGTACAGCACGATGAAAGACCTGACCGACTATCCTTTGGAAGCTGTACACGGCCCGGCCCGCATCGGTGACATCTATCACAGCACGATGAGCAATCGGATGGCGGTCACCGAACTGGGTTGGCAACCGAAGACTTCGCTGCGCGAGGGCTTGGCGAAGACGATCGAGTGGGGCCGCAACGCGTACGGTGAGCAAGCATGA
- the uvrB gene encoding excinuclease ABC subunit UvrB — translation MEVIREQRNFELVSEYKPQGDQPKAIEKLVDGLHQGNRHQTLLGVTGSGKTFTMANVIANVNRPTLIIAHNKTLAAQLAAEFKEFFPNNAVEYFVSYYDYYQPEAYIPSSDTFIEKDAKINDEIEKLRHSATSSLIERSDVVVVASVSSIYGLGSPTEYSKFVLSLRVGMEKGRDDVLRRLIDMQYERNDINFTRGTFRVRGDVVEIFPVQRSEQAVRVEFFGDEIDRITEVDVVTGEIVGTRAHVAIYPASHFVTSGDKLKDAMESIRAELEVRLTELRDNGKLLEAQRLEQRTNYDLEMMAEIGFCSGIENYSMHMEGRPPGSKPSTLFDYFPDDFLLIIDEAHVTIPQINGMYNGDQARKNVLVDHGFRLPSAKDNRPMKFDEFEQSFQQAVYVTATPGVYEQEHSTLVVEQIIRPTGLLDPMIHVRPIKGQIDDLVGEINKRIARDERVLVTTLTKKMAEDLTDYFKDLGIKVRYLHSDIKALERMVILRDLRVGAFDVLIGINLLREGLDLPEVSLVAILDADKEGFLRAERSLIQTIGRAARNSGGEVVMYADKITKSMDIAIKETERRRGIQIEYNTAHGIVPTTINKKVRDVIEAVKTTDAKEQLKVEQNVEKMSKKDKEQLIARLEQEMKDAAKALQFERAAELRDIILELKAS, via the coding sequence ATGGAAGTGATTCGTGAACAGCGCAACTTTGAACTGGTTTCTGAATATAAACCGCAAGGCGATCAACCGAAGGCGATCGAGAAGTTGGTCGATGGATTGCATCAAGGCAACCGTCATCAGACGTTGCTCGGGGTGACCGGGTCGGGGAAGACCTTTACGATGGCGAACGTGATCGCTAACGTGAACAGGCCGACGTTGATCATCGCACACAACAAGACGCTGGCCGCACAGCTTGCGGCAGAGTTTAAGGAGTTTTTTCCTAACAACGCCGTCGAATATTTTGTCTCCTACTACGATTACTATCAGCCGGAAGCGTACATACCCTCTTCTGACACGTTTATTGAAAAGGACGCTAAGATCAATGACGAGATCGAAAAACTGCGCCACTCCGCGACCTCTTCTTTGATTGAACGCAGCGATGTGGTGGTGGTGGCCTCCGTTTCCTCGATCTACGGCTTGGGTTCGCCAACCGAGTACAGCAAGTTCGTGCTGTCCCTGCGCGTCGGCATGGAAAAAGGTCGCGACGATGTGTTGCGGCGCTTGATCGACATGCAGTACGAGCGCAACGACATCAACTTCACTCGCGGGACGTTTCGCGTGCGAGGCGACGTGGTGGAAATCTTCCCGGTGCAACGCTCCGAGCAGGCGGTGCGGGTCGAATTTTTCGGGGATGAGATCGATCGAATCACCGAGGTGGACGTGGTGACAGGTGAGATCGTCGGGACGCGCGCTCATGTGGCGATCTATCCGGCATCGCACTTTGTGACTTCGGGTGACAAGTTGAAAGATGCGATGGAGAGCATTCGTGCCGAGTTGGAAGTGCGGCTCACCGAGCTGCGCGACAACGGCAAGTTGCTCGAAGCGCAGCGCTTGGAGCAGCGCACCAACTATGACTTGGAGATGATGGCGGAGATCGGCTTTTGCTCCGGGATTGAAAACTACTCGATGCATATGGAAGGGCGTCCGCCGGGCAGCAAGCCGAGCACGCTGTTCGACTACTTCCCGGACGACTTTTTGCTGATCATCGATGAGGCGCACGTGACGATTCCGCAGATCAACGGGATGTATAACGGCGACCAAGCGCGGAAAAATGTGCTCGTCGATCACGGCTTCCGCTTGCCGTCTGCGAAGGACAACCGCCCGATGAAATTTGACGAGTTTGAACAAAGCTTCCAGCAGGCCGTGTACGTCACGGCGACCCCTGGCGTGTACGAGCAGGAGCACAGCACGCTTGTCGTCGAGCAGATCATCCGTCCGACCGGCTTGCTCGACCCGATGATCCACGTTCGACCGATCAAAGGGCAGATCGACGATTTGGTCGGAGAGATCAACAAGCGCATCGCCCGTGATGAGCGTGTGTTGGTGACCACGCTGACCAAGAAGATGGCGGAGGACCTCACCGACTATTTCAAAGACTTGGGGATCAAAGTGCGCTACCTGCATTCTGATATCAAAGCGTTGGAGCGGATGGTGATTCTGCGCGACCTGCGCGTCGGTGCGTTTGACGTGCTGATCGGCATCAACCTGTTGCGGGAGGGGCTGGACTTGCCGGAAGTGTCGCTGGTGGCGATTCTCGATGCGGACAAAGAGGGCTTCCTCCGCGCCGAGCGCTCGTTGATTCAGACGATCGGCCGAGCGGCGCGCAATTCAGGCGGGGAAGTGGTGATGTATGCGGACAAAATCACCAAGTCGATGGACATTGCGATCAAAGAGACCGAACGTCGCCGCGGCATCCAGATCGAATATAACACGGCCCACGGAATCGTTCCGACAACGATCAACAAGAAAGTCCGCGATGTCATCGAAGCTGTGAAAACCACCGATGCAAAAGAGCAACTCAAGGTGGAGCAGAATGTAGAGAAGATGTCGAAAAAGGACAAAGAGCAACTGATCGCTCGTCTGGAGCAAGAGATGAAAGATGCGGCCAAAGCATTGCAGTTTGAGCGTGCGGCCGAGTTGCGCGATATCATTTTGGAATTGAAAGCGTCGTAG